One segment of Erigeron canadensis isolate Cc75 chromosome 2, C_canadensis_v1, whole genome shotgun sequence DNA contains the following:
- the LOC122587138 gene encoding pheophytinase, chloroplastic, with product MSSSCATLPHRVTTPHCSSVNNKLTPTLKVHPYRNRCGLSRRNLATKGIVVVGASVMPSTLAPEPAQGLERLPFKNEGYKFWTWRGHKIHYVEQGEGFPIVLIHGFGASAFHWRYNIPELAKKYKVYAVDLLGFGWSEKALVDYDALVWRDQVADFLKEIVKEPTVLVGNSLGGFTALVAAEAMQQQVVGIALLNSAGQFGNTDDATTTEVEESPLQKFLLKPLKDVFQRIVLGFLFWQAKQPARVESVLKSVYKNTSNVDDYLIKSIIRPTDDPNAGEVYYRLMTRFMSNQRKYTLNSVLSKLSCPLLLVWGDLDPWVGPGKATSIKEFYPNTSIVNLQAGHCPHDEVPELVNKALVEWLSALPSTSIAPQIV from the exons CTTCTTCATGCGCTACATTACCACACAGAGTAACAACACCACATTGTTCTTCAGTCAATAACAAACTTACTCCCACCCTCAAAGTCCATCCTTaca GAAATAGATGTGGTTTAAGTAGAAGAAATTTAGCCACAAAAGGAATAGTTGTTGTTGGAGCTTCAGTTATGCCATCTACCTTAGCACCTGAACCTGCTCAAG gTTTAGAGAGATTACCTTTCAAGAATGAAGGATATAAGTTTTGGACATGGAGAGGTCACAAGATTCATTATGTTGAACAAGGAGAAGGTTTTCCGATTGTTCTAATTCATGGTTTTGGTGCTTCTGCTTTTCATTGGAG GTACAATATACCTGAATTGGCTAAAAAGTACAAGGTTTATGCTGTGGACTTACTCGGTTTTGGCTGGAGTGAGAAGGCACTCGTTGACTATGATGCATTAGTGTGGAGAGACCAGGTTGCCGATTTCTTGAAAGAGATAGTGAAAGAACCAACAGTATTGGTTGGAAATAG TCTTGGAGGGTTTACTGCTTTGGTGGCAGCAGAAGCAATGCAACAGCAAGTTGTCGGCATCGCATTACTGAACTCTGCCGGACAGTTCGGAAACACAGATGATGCAACCACCACCGAGGTCGAAGAATCCCCCCTGCAAAAGTTTCTTCTGAAGCCACTAAAGGATGTTTTCCAGCGCATAGTTCTTGGATTCTTATTTTGGCAAGCCAAACAACCAGCTCGCGTTGAATCCGTCTTGAAGAGT GTGTATAAAAATACATCAAATGTTGATGATTATCTCATTAAATCAATTATCAGACCAACAGATGATCCAAATGCCGGAGAAGTCTATTACAG ATTAATGACACGATTTATGTCAAATCAGAGAAAGTACACACTCAACAGTGTGctgagcaaactttcttgcCCATTGTTGTTAGTTTGGGGAGACTTAGACCCGTGGGTGGGTCCTGGAAAGGCAACCAGCATCAAAGAGTTCTATCCAAACACATCAATTGTAAATCTACAGGCAGGACATTGTCCCCATGATGAAGTCCCTGAGCTTGTCAACAAAGCCTTGGTAGAGTGGCTATCTGCTCTACCATCCACATCCATTGCTCCTCAAATCGTATAA